The proteins below are encoded in one region of Candidatus Thiodiazotropha sp. LNASS1:
- a CDS encoding GTP-binding protein encodes MTACLQETCNEHSNGTTSVERDGRVPVTVLTGFLGSGKTTLLNRILTEQHGKRIAVIENEYGEIGIDHELVVQSDEEIFEMNNGCICCTVRGDLIRILGRLMRRKHKFDHILIETTGMADPGPVAQTFFMDEEMKEKLRLDAIVTLVDAKHVAQHLDESDECEAQLAFADVVLVNKTDLVSAEALSTLTEAIQGRNRLARIYQTQHGVIDLDRIMGIRAFDLEAKLEEIPSFLQEELPFEWSGIFSLQVGDYELSFQPGPDPAIDVVLGAIEDGQSFEDWKHSSILLYSDDTAPLTETGLTPAKALYRLQVDSVSGSRYRICIPRPGRYVLFTQHLPQEFSMALSLNGQPVLAEIQQEHASPHSHDETVGSVGLHLAGDLDQERFERWVVSLLRRKGPDIFRFKGILALAGKPERFVFQGVHMLFDGKFGRPWSSEMRQSQMIFIGRQLDRAELETGLASCKA; translated from the coding sequence ATGACAGCTTGTCTCCAGGAAACCTGTAACGAACACAGCAACGGCACAACGTCGGTTGAACGCGATGGGCGTGTGCCGGTAACGGTGTTGACCGGATTTCTCGGTTCAGGAAAGACTACCCTGTTGAACCGGATTCTCACGGAGCAACATGGAAAACGTATCGCGGTCATCGAGAACGAATACGGCGAGATCGGTATTGACCATGAGCTGGTGGTTCAGTCCGACGAAGAGATCTTCGAGATGAACAACGGTTGCATCTGCTGCACGGTGCGGGGTGACCTGATCCGCATCCTGGGCCGTCTGATGCGCCGCAAGCACAAGTTCGACCACATCCTTATCGAGACCACCGGTATGGCTGACCCAGGTCCGGTGGCCCAGACCTTCTTCATGGACGAGGAGATGAAGGAGAAACTGCGCCTGGATGCCATCGTCACCCTGGTGGATGCCAAGCATGTGGCGCAGCATCTGGACGAGTCTGACGAGTGCGAGGCGCAACTGGCTTTTGCCGATGTGGTCCTCGTTAATAAAACGGACCTGGTTAGTGCCGAGGCGTTGAGCACGCTCACTGAGGCCATACAGGGTCGTAACCGCCTGGCGCGAATCTATCAGACACAACATGGTGTTATCGATCTGGATCGGATTATGGGTATCCGCGCCTTTGATCTGGAGGCCAAGCTCGAGGAGATCCCCTCTTTCCTGCAAGAGGAACTCCCCTTCGAGTGGTCCGGCATCTTCTCTTTGCAGGTGGGTGATTACGAATTGAGTTTCCAGCCGGGTCCCGATCCCGCCATCGATGTTGTGTTGGGGGCGATTGAAGATGGGCAAAGTTTCGAAGATTGGAAGCACAGCAGTATCCTGCTCTATTCCGATGACACGGCGCCACTGACCGAAACCGGTCTCACCCCGGCTAAAGCCCTCTATCGACTGCAGGTGGACTCAGTGTCAGGCAGTCGGTATCGGATTTGCATACCCAGGCCTGGTCGTTATGTGCTGTTCACCCAACATCTACCCCAAGAGTTCTCCATGGCTCTGTCTCTGAACGGTCAACCGGTCTTGGCCGAAATCCAACAGGAGCATGCGAGCCCCCACAGTCACGATGAGACAGTGGGTTCGGTGGGCCTGCACCTGGCGGGGGATCTGGATCAGGAAAGGTTCGAACGTTGGGTGGTCTCCCTGTTGCGACGCAAGGGTCCCGACATCTTTCGTTTCAAGGGAATCCTGGCCCTGGCGGGTAAGCCTGAGCGCTTCGTGTTCCAGGGGGTTCATATGTTGTTCGATGGAAAGTTCGGTCGGCCATGGAGCAGTGAAATGCGTCAAAGCCAGATGATCTTCATCGGACGGCAGCTGGATCGCGCGGAGCTCGAAACGGGATTGGCCTCATGCAAGGCTTGA